GGAATAACATTCTATTCAACGCTTATATCACTCATATTTTTTCAGGTTCATGAGAGGCATAAGCGTTTTTTATTTTATACAAATTATATAAACATGAAACACTTTTTAATCCTTTGTTCTTTATTTTTTATTTTTACAAAAATTTCTTTCGCGCAGGATGATATTCAGCAGCCGCCTCCATTTCAGGAAGCAGATTCATCTTATTATAAAACTCAGACCATCGAAGTCGATGCGTTGAAAGGCATTGAAAGAAAAACTCCCGTAGCTTTTCAGGATATCAAGCGGGAGGAAATAGAGCAGAAATACTGGATGCAGGACCTGCCTATGTTTCTTAACGGAAAGACAAGTCTTAACTCTTATTCCGAGTCAGGCGCATCAATCGGCTATTCGTATTTATCTCTTCGCGGATTTGATCAGCGAAGAGTTTCCATTCTCATTAACGGCACTCCGCAGAACGATGCAGAGGACCAGCAGGTTTACTGGGTTGACTTATCCGATATAACTTCCTCAGTCGAGAACATTCAGATTCAAAGAGGTATCGGAACTGCGCTTTACGGAACATCTTCAATTGGCGGCGTAATAAATATTCAGACAATAGATTACACCAGAAGAAATTTTCTGAACGTAAGCGTAGGCAGAGGTGATTACAATTCAAACCGATATTTATTTGAATATTCATCGGGTCTTGCGCAGAACAATATGGGCTTTTATGCTAAGTTTTCCAAAACAACGACTGACGGCTACAGAGACCAGTCATGGTCAGACCACTGGTCATACTTCATAGGAGCAACTAAGATTTTCAAGAACTCTACTTTGAAGATGAACGTCTATGGAAGTCCTATAAAAAATCATCTTGCTTATCTTGGAGTAACAAAGGATTATCTTGACGGCACTGTAACGGGAAACCAGTTAGTAGATAGAAGATATAATCCGCTTACCTACAACGATGAGACCGATAACTATCATCAGCCGCATTATGAATTAATTTACAACTGGCAGCCATCAAAGAATGTTTATATTTCCAACACTGTAAATTACATAAGAGGCGAAGGATATTTTGTAACTTCTTATCCTGCTATCTGGGGATATGATTTTACTTATTTCAGATTGAATCCGTTCTTCACCTCTGATACCACAACCTTCAATTCGTTATACTACCAGCATAACCCTGACGGAACATTCTATCATGACCCTGTGAATGGTTATGTTGTGGATAAGAGTGATATCGTAACAAAATTATTTGTAAATAATAATGACTACGGCTGGTTCCCGAAGGTGCAGATTACACATAAGAAGGGAACGCTGCTTATCGGAGGTGAAATGCGTATTCATAAATCGGAGCATTACGGAGAAATTGAATTTGCAAACGCGCTTCCGCAGAATACTCCGCCTAACTACCAATACTACTATTATAACGGGAAGAAAAGAAGTCTCTCCATCTATGCAAATGAAGTTTATGACTTTAATAATTTCATAACCGGAATGGTTGGTCTTCAATATGCAAACCATAGATATTCGCTTGATTACGATAAGTTCAAGCCATACACATTTGATGTGAACTATGATTTCTTTACTCCGAGAATAGGATTGAATGTTATCGGACCATATAATCTAAGATTTTTCGGGAACGTTTCTTACGCAAAGC
The genomic region above belongs to Bacteroidota bacterium and contains:
- a CDS encoding TonB-dependent receptor — translated: MKHFLILCSLFFIFTKISFAQDDIQQPPPFQEADSSYYKTQTIEVDALKGIERKTPVAFQDIKREEIEQKYWMQDLPMFLNGKTSLNSYSESGASIGYSYLSLRGFDQRRVSILINGTPQNDAEDQQVYWVDLSDITSSVENIQIQRGIGTALYGTSSIGGVINIQTIDYTRRNFLNVSVGRGDYNSNRYLFEYSSGLAQNNMGFYAKFSKTTTDGYRDQSWSDHWSYFIGATKIFKNSTLKMNVYGSPIKNHLAYLGVTKDYLDGTVTGNQLVDRRYNPLTYNDETDNYHQPHYELIYNWQPSKNVYISNTVNYIRGEGYFVTSYPAIWGYDFTYFRLNPFFTSDTTTFNSLYYQHNPDGTFYHDPVNGYVVDKSDIVTKLFVNNNDYGWFPKVQITHKKGTLLIGGEMRIHKSEHYGEIEFANALPQNTPPNYQYYYYNGKKRSLSIYANEVYDFNNFITGMVGLQYANHRYSLDYDKFKPYTFDVNYDFFTPRIGLNVIGPYNLRFFGNVSYAKREPRLKDIYDAESPYSVPNFRVVDTVTKTYSDPLVKPEEMLDYEFGINFKTPATNASLNFYLMDFTNEIVNNGQLDNVGQPINGNAGKSIHRGIEFEYSFIPFYLFKGWSNLSLEYNLTLSDNYFKEYTEILGRDSLGNILYGNDYSGNKILLNPSVLGNLSLNYNDKNTFSAYVTMQHVGRQYLDNSENERKNPAATQVAGYVDKVIEPYIVFNGGISYNFMNLISDKSLRKSIRNFDVELKVNNIFDKLYTPTGSVDGYGTPYWIPAATRNFYANVKIGF